Proteins encoded in a region of the Methanofastidiosum sp. genome:
- a CDS encoding PAS domain S-box protein: MKREKDKSKEELIEELRVQRSKVADLEKIKNRLEELEEEKDNLLNNLKERVKELNCLYDISKINEEPNMPLEELFQKIVEKIPLGLKYPEIACARINLDGQEFKSTNFRETKWKLDAPINYYKNNIGKLEVFYLEEKPNLEEGPFLMAERKLILAIVEKLGHIIERKYSEQALKESEQKFRTVFNNASDAIFIHELDGNFIETNQIASDLLGYDKLELLNMSPSDIHPPEYVEMLNEMFEELKKRSYYCFETEIVTKEYKPISVEICSKIIKLKKKTVVLSIVRDITERKLTEEKMKRQLMKFNLETGKIYLVKETKSLFSIEAFNDLLKVGYSGYILTRSAESEYIGQIKGKYNYLWISEKDKRDSLSPDLTEIEKYLEDIPRKSFVLIDRLDYLLSKNGFIKLLSFVHHLREIAYLRGITVIISADSELFSNVEMKLIEKETSDISPVEKEKLPDNMLEILTFVYNKNLIGVKPTFSDIGREINITRPTIGKRMSFLTTSNYLIVSIKGRNKVVELTNKGRELFLA, from the coding sequence TTGAAACGAGAGAAAGACAAATCAAAAGAAGAGCTTATTGAAGAGCTAAGAGTACAGCGCTCGAAGGTGGCTGACCTTGAAAAAATAAAAAATAGATTAGAGGAGCTTGAAGAAGAAAAGGATAATCTTCTTAACAACTTAAAAGAGCGGGTAAAAGAACTAAATTGCCTATACGACATCTCAAAGATAAATGAAGAACCAAATATGCCTCTCGAGGAATTATTCCAAAAAATCGTAGAAAAAATACCTCTTGGTTTGAAATATCCGGAAATAGCATGTGCGAGGATTAATCTGGATGGCCAAGAATTTAAATCAACGAATTTTAGAGAAACAAAGTGGAAGTTGGATGCTCCAATAAACTATTATAAAAATAATATTGGAAAACTTGAAGTTTTTTATCTTGAAGAAAAACCAAACCTTGAAGAAGGCCCTTTTCTAATGGCCGAAAGAAAATTAATTCTTGCCATAGTAGAAAAATTGGGCCACATAATAGAAAGAAAATACTCAGAACAAGCATTAAAGGAAAGCGAGCAAAAATTCAGAACAGTTTTTAACAATGCAAGTGATGCCATATTTATCCATGAACTTGATGGGAATTTTATTGAAACAAATCAGATTGCATCTGACCTTTTAGGATATGACAAACTGGAACTTCTAAATATGTCCCCTAGCGACATTCATCCGCCAGAATATGTTGAGATGCTAAATGAAATGTTTGAGGAACTTAAGAAGAGAAGCTACTATTGTTTTGAAACGGAGATTGTGACAAAGGAGTATAAGCCAATCTCAGTTGAAATCTGCAGCAAAATTATCAAACTTAAGAAAAAAACTGTAGTCTTGAGTATTGTAAGGGATATAACTGAGAGAAAGCTAACTGAAGAAAAGATGAAACGTCAGTTGATGAAGTTCAATCTAGAAACGGGAAAAATCTATCTTGTAAAAGAAACGAAAAGTCTATTTTCAATTGAAGCCTTTAATGATCTGCTGAAAGTTGGGTACTCTGGGTACATCCTTACAAGGTCCGCTGAATCAGAGTATATTGGACAGATTAAAGGGAAGTACAACTATTTATGGATTTCAGAAAAAGATAAAAGAGATTCTCTTTCTCCAGATCTTACAGAAATTGAAAAATACTTAGAGGACATACCCAGAAAAAGCTTTGTTTTGATAGATAGGTTGGATTATCTACTTTCCAAAAATGGATTTATTAAATTATTATCTTTTGTACATCACCTGAGGGAGATCGCATACCTTAGGGGTATTACAGTAATCATTTCGGCCGACTCAGAATTATTCAGCAATGTTGAAATGAAGCTTATAGAAAAGGAGACATCAGACATCTCCCCTGTAGAAAAAGAAAAACTCCCCGACAATATGCTGGAAATCCTGACATTCGTTTATAACAAGAACTTAATTGGAGTTAAGCCTACTTTTTCAGATATAGGTAGGGAGATCAATATAACAAGACCAACCATTGGCAAAAGAATGAGTTTTCTAACAACGTCAAACTATCTTATAGTTTCGATTAAGGGTAGAAACAAGGTTGTCGAGTTAACTAACAAGGGCAGAGAACTTTTTTTGGCGTAA